A genomic window from Chelonia mydas isolate rCheMyd1 chromosome 16, rCheMyd1.pri.v2, whole genome shotgun sequence includes:
- the REXO4 gene encoding RNA exonuclease 4, translating into MAKIKTKESKASTSIPTANPENLKQQHRKNNKKKILWKNKVKQVGKKKQKDTKVLGVLPPKVPQEFSSNWKTLQELLKQKAASLDKSLPVSQTYSKKHTTKKGNVKGIPALNGGGNMGKFKSVNKMDSDPAKVCVPLATPKSERTAPNKNLSDGKGNRKKHKKRKNGNIEKEQGDIKHKRRKAEEHTEQPLAEADIWFDGVDPEDIEAAIGPEAAKVARRNMGIEEGKSQLSMEQVLVKEKAFAGLTKAVAMDCEMVGVGPQGEDSILARVSIVNQFGKCIYDKYVKPTEKVTDYRTAVSGIRPKDIKKGAEFKNVQKEVADILRGRILVGHAVHNDLKILFLDHPKKKIRDTQRYKPFRKEVKSGRPSLKLLCEKLLNVKVQTSEHCSIQDAQAAMRLYTLVKKQWEAAIKAKPKL; encoded by the exons ATGGCTAAAATAAAGACCAAAGAGTCAAAAGCTTCAACAAGCATCCCCACCGCTAACCCTGAGAATCTAAAACAACAGCACAGGaagaacaacaagaaaaaaatattgtggaAAAACAAAGTCAAGCAggtgggaaagaaaaaacaaaaggacaCCAAAGTTCTGGGGGTGCTGCCCCCAAAAGTTCCTCAGGAGTTCTCCTCTAACTGGAAGACCCTGCAAGAG CTGCTGAAACAAAAGGCCGCCAGTTTGGATAAGTCCCTTCCTGTATCCCAAACATATTCCAAGAAGCACACAACCAAAAAGGGAAACGTCAAAGGAATTCCAGCCCTAAATGGAGGTGGGAATATGGGAAAATTCAAATCTGTGAACAAGATGGACAGTGATCCTGCCAAAGTTTGTGTTCCTTTGGCTACCCCGAAATCGGAGAGAACTGCACCTAACAAGAATTTGAGTGATGGCAAGGGAAACAGAAAGAaacacaagaaaagaaaaaatggtaATATTGAGAAGGAACAAGGTGACATAAAACATAAGAGGAGGAAAGCTGAAGAGCACACGGAGCAGCCGTTAGCAGA GGCTGACATCTGGTTTGATGGTGTAGATCCAGAGGATATTGAAGCAGCAATAGGACCTGAAGCAGCAAAAGTTGCTAGAAGAAATATGGGAATTGAAGAAGGCAAATCACAGCTGTCTATGGAACAGGTGCTGGTTAAAGAAAAGGCTTTTGCGGG GCTGACAAAAGCTGTAGCCATGGACTGTGAGATGGTGGGAGTGGGGCCCCAGGGTGAAGACAGCATCCTGGCTCGTGTATCCATTGTGAACCAGTTTGGAAAGTGTATTTATGACAAATATGTCAAGCCTACAGAAAAAGTGACCGATTACAGGACAGCTGTTAGCGGCATACGGCCCAAGGACATAAAGAAAG GAGCAGAGTTTAAAAATGTTCAGAAGGAGGTGGCTGACATCTTGAGAGGAAGGATTTTAGTTGGGCATGCTGTCCACAATGACTTAAAG atcCTGTTTCTTGATCATCCTAAAAAGAAAATTCGGGACACACAAAGATACAAACCTTTCAGAAAGGAAGTCAAA AGTGGACGTCCATCTCTGAAACTGCTttgtgagaaactgctgaatgtGAAAGTGCAGACATCGGAGCACTGTTCA ATTCAGGATGCACAGGCAGCTATGAGACTATACACACTAGTGAAAAAGCAGTGGGAAGCAGCTATCAAAGCCAAACCTAAActgtag